The Methanobacterium sp. BAmetb5 genome includes a region encoding these proteins:
- the hisF gene encoding imidazole glycerol phosphate synthase subunit HisF, with product MLAKRIIPCLDCDLNVPHGRVVKGVEFKQIRYAGEPVDLATKYYEDGADEIVFLDITASHERRETMADVINATTENVFVPICVGGGIRKPPDYVNMLKAGADKCSTNTAAIHNPDLINEASKVVGSQACVIGIDAKRRYVDNPQESDEHVIIETPEGYCWYDCSIYGGREFTGIDAIKWAMECQERGAGEILLTSMDRDGTKDGYDIPLNQAMSEMLDIPIIASGGGGSPEHIYETLTKGKSDAALAASIFHFDEYPVPVVKEYLKERGVAVRL from the coding sequence ATGCTGGCAAAACGTATCATACCATGCCTGGACTGCGACCTCAACGTTCCCCACGGACGTGTAGTCAAAGGAGTAGAATTCAAACAGATCCGCTACGCCGGAGAACCAGTGGACCTGGCCACCAAATACTATGAGGATGGAGCAGATGAAATTGTATTCCTGGATATAACTGCCTCTCACGAAAGGAGAGAGACCATGGCCGATGTTATAAATGCCACCACTGAGAATGTCTTCGTACCCATATGTGTGGGTGGGGGTATACGAAAGCCCCCGGACTACGTGAACATGCTCAAAGCCGGTGCAGACAAATGTTCCACCAACACCGCCGCCATACACAACCCGGACCTTATCAACGAGGCTTCCAAGGTGGTGGGTAGTCAGGCCTGTGTCATTGGGATAGATGCCAAACGGCGCTACGTGGATAACCCCCAAGAAAGTGATGAACACGTTATCATTGAAACACCAGAGGGTTACTGCTGGTACGATTGCAGTATCTACGGAGGCAGAGAATTTACTGGAATAGATGCCATAAAATGGGCTATGGAGTGCCAGGAACGTGGTGCCGGGGAGATACTCCTCACCAGCATGGACCGGGACGGGACCAAGGATGGTTACGACATACCCCTGAACCAGGCCATGAGCGAAATGCTGGATATTCCCATAATTGCCTCTGGTGGTGGGGGTAGTCCAGAACATATCTACGAAACCCTGACCAAGGGCAAATCAGATGCAGCTTTAGCTGCCAGCATCTTCCACTTTGATGAGTATCCTGTGCCAGTGGTGAAGGAGTACTTGAAGGAAAGGGGTGTGGCAGTTCGACTGTAA